The sequence TCGCCGCTGGTGGTGGTCGTCGACGATGATCTAGCGGTCCTGACATCGATGACCCAACTGCTGTCGACCTGGAACTGCCAGGTGATATCCGCAGCCACTCAAAAAGATGCGGTGCAACTGGTGAGCAGAACATCGGCCATTCCGGCGTTGCTGATTATCGACAAGCAACTGGACTATGACCAGCATGGCCTGGACCTTATCGAAATGCTCCGGGAAGAAATAAACCAGATCGTGCCGGCAATATTGATGAGCGGACAGATGGGCAAGATCGACATCGAGCGAGCCGGAACCGATATCGAGTTTCTTCACAAGCCGGTGGAGCCGGACGAGATATGGGCCATACTCGACCGGGTCATTTCTCGACCGCCGGAGCGCGATATACCGGTAAGCTAGATCAGCCCAAATGCCTGGGCGGCACGGACGCAGGCGGTGCGTTTGTTGACCTGCAGCAAATCGAAAATCTGGCGCAAATGGCTTTTCACTGTATTGGCGCTGATCCCCAGGCTGGTTGCGATTTCGGCATTTGAGGCGCCGTTGGAAATCAAATGCAGGACTTCCACCTGACGTTGGGTCAGAACGGGGACGCTTTCTAAATCATAAGGTTCGGTGACATCACCAAATTGCGAAACCTGTGCTTCTGCTCGGGAGTCTGCTGTGTCGGGAAAGCTGGTTTTCCCCGCCAATACCGTCTGTATCGCCGCCAGCAGAACCGCATCCTCTGCCGATTTGTGCACGAACCCGCTGACCCCTAGCTGCTTCATTTCCGAAATTGGCGGATAAGTGTTGATGCCGGACAATATCATAAGCGGAACAGAACATTGGTCGCGCAAGGCCTGCGCAAAAGCGAGGCCGTTCATGCTCGGCATGACCAGATCGCAAATGATCAGATTGAATTTTGCGCCATCATCGAGGGCCTTGAGCAGCGACACGGGCTCTTCAAAAGGGGTTACGACGAAGGGTTTGTCAAACTGCTCCAGCAACAATGTGAAGCCGGCCAGAAACAGACGGTGATCGTCGACTACCGCGATCTTCAGCAGGTCCTTCGTCTCTGGATTCAACTCGCGCAACCCCGTTGGTTTTCTACCAATATAATATTTTACCTCCGTTTGCAGTGAGGTTGACCTAGCGATAGTCACCATCACTCGAGAGGTCCAGCCTGATATTGAACCGCAGTCAGAGTTGCCGGCTTTCCCCCACAGATGACCCGGGTTTTTCCAGCCACCCTTTCGGGCGATACCGACGACCTTTTCTCCACGCTAGTTTCCAATCCGAATCGAACATCAATTCAGCGGGGGGAAATTAAAATGAAGATCAACAATCACGCAACGATAGCCAGCAAGGGGCGCAAGCAATTGCTCGCAATCCTGCTCCACAGTTCTTCCATTGCACTTGTCGCACTGGCCAGCTCTGCCGTCCATAGTCAGGAAGCCATGGCTCAGGTCGGTGAACCGGGGCCTCCGGGGCCTCCGGGTCCGGAAGGTCCTGTTGGTCCACAGGGCCCACAGGGTCCGGAAGGTGACGCCGGCGCTGACGGTGCGCCCGGCCGCCCCGGACCGCCTGGTCCACAGGGTCCGGAAGGTGACGCCGGCACTGACGGTGCGGACGGCGGCCCAGGACCGACTGGTCCACAGGGGGTACCTGGGCCAAAAGGTCCAGCAGGTGAGACTGGTGCTCAGGGGGTGCCTGGTCCAAAAGGTGACCCCGGTGAGACTGGTGCTCAGGGGGTACCTGGGCCAAAAGGTGAAGCCGGTGAGACTGGGCCTCAGGGGGTGCCTGGTCGAAAAGGTGACCCCGGTGAGACTGGTGCTCAGGGGGTACCTGGTCCAAAAGGTCCAGCAGGTGAGACTGGTGCTCAGGGGGTGCCTGGTCCAAAAGGTGACCCCGGTGAGACTGGTGCTCAGGGGGTGCCTGGGCCAAAAGGTGAAGCAGGTGAGGCTGGGCCTCAGGGGGTGCCTGGTCGAAAAGGTGACCCCGGTGAGACTGGTGCTCAGGGGGTACCTGGTCCAAAAGGTGAAGCCGGTGAGGCTGGGCCTCAGGGGGTGCCTGGTCGAAAAGGTGACCCCGGTGAGACTGGTGCTCAGGGGGTGCCTGGTCCAAAAGGTGAAGCCGGTGAGACTGGTGCTCAAGGGGTACCTGGGCCAAAAGGTGAAGCCGGTGAGACTGGTGCTCAAGGGGTACCTGG comes from Sphingorhabdus sp. YGSMI21 and encodes:
- a CDS encoding response regulator transcription factor — protein: MNPETKDLLKIAVVDDHRLFLAGFTLLLEQFDKPFVVTPFEEPVSLLKALDDGAKFNLIICDLVMPSMNGLAFAQALRDQCSVPLMILSGINTYPPISEMKQLGVSGFVHKSAEDAVLLAAIQTVLAGKTSFPDTADSRAEAQVSQFGDVTEPYDLESVPVLTQRQVEVLHLISNGASNAEIATSLGISANTVKSHLRQIFDLLQVNKRTACVRAAQAFGLI